Proteins encoded by one window of Pseudochaenichthys georgianus chromosome 9, fPseGeo1.2, whole genome shotgun sequence:
- the LOC139434381 gene encoding zinc finger MYM-type protein 1-like — translation MALRGKTEILHSPSNGNFLKEVELLAQFDPVMKDHIHKIKSQTSHHSYLGKTIQNELIECISGKILSTIVQEIKKCKYFSLILDCTPDVSHTEQLSVVIRTLEEDPQIKEHFMGFLVAEESTGESLSALILKRLEELQIAFDDCRGQSYDNGANMKGNNKGVQARLLQLNPRALFVPCGAHTLNLVVADAAKSSKDAISFFGIVQKLYCLFSASTQRWAILKKHVNLSLKMWSETRWESRVKAVEPLRYEAAAVREALLEVRNQAKDPIIRIEAQSLAEEVGSFRFALCTVVWYDMLSQIQQVSKLLQSQTMQVGVAVSLLKKTEKALESYRATGFVAAQTSAKDMCEDMNVDAVLMQKRLKSTKRHFSYESSDEPLRDALQNLEVTFFNVVVDAAVSAQKERFTTLKHVQDKFGILYNVPDLPHQELMKQAEALAHTLSHGGQSDLDGKELAQELEHLPDLPSKSMTTLELLKFIHTKQLTEIYPNLCIALRISATLPVTVASAERSFSKLKLLKTYLRSTMAQERLSGLAVISINHEVGAQISYDDVIDDFAARKARRIAL, via the coding sequence ATGGCATTGAGAGGAAAGACAGAAATACTCCACTCTCCTTCAAATGGAAACTTTTTGAAAGAGGTTGAGCTTTTAGCGCAGTTTGACCCAGTGATGAAAGACCACATCCACAAGATTAAAAGTCAAACATCCCACCACAGCTACTTGGGCAAAACCATTCAGAATGAGTTGATTGAATGCATCAGTGGAAAGATTCTATCAACAATAGTGCaagaaataaagaaatgcaAGTACTTTTCCCTCATTTTAGATTGCACCCCGGATGTTAGCCACACTGAACAGCTGTCAGTAGTCATCAGAACACTGGAAGAAGACCCCCAGATTAAAGAGCACTTCATGGGATTCCTAGTAGCAGAGGAGTCCACTGGTGAAAGTTTGTCCGCCCTGATTTTGAAGAGGCTGGAGGAGTTGCAGATTGCCTTTGATGACTGCAGAGGACAGTCATATGACAACGGCGCAAATATGAAAGGGAATAACAAGGGAGTACAGGCCAGGCTACTGCAGTTGAACCCAAGAGCTTTATTTGTGCCTTGTGGGGCACATACACTCAATTTGGTCGTTGCTGATGCTGCCAAAAGCTCCAAAGATGCCATATCATTTTTTGGCATTGTGCAGAAGCTATACTGCCTGTTTTCTGCCTCTACACAGAGATGGGCCATCCTCAAGAAACATGTCAACCTTTCACTCAAAATGTGGTCAGAAACCAGATGGGAGAGCAGAGTGAAAGCTGTGGAGCCTCTGCGATATGAAGCCGCAGCTGTGAGAGAGGCACTGCTTGAGGTGAGAAACCAGGCCAAAGACCCAATCATCAGGATTGAAGCCCAGTCTCTGGCAGAAGAAGTCGGGTCATTCCGCTTTGCACTGTGCACAGTGGTCTGGTATGACATGCTAAGTCAAATTCAGCAGGTGAGCAAACTCCTGCAGTCCCAAACAATGCAAGTGGGTGTAGCAGTAAGTCTACTGAAAAAGACTGAAAAAGCTCTCGAATCCTACAGAGCCACAGGCTTTGTGGCTGCACAAACATCAGCCAAGGACATGTGTGAAGACATGAATGTGGACGCAGTCCTTATGCAAAAGCGGCTGAAGTCAACAAAGAGGCACTTCTCATATGAGTCTTCTGATGAGCCATTGAGGGATGCCTTGCAAAATCTGGAGGTAACCTTCTTTAACGTGGTGGTGGATGCTGCAGTGTCAGCACAAAAGGAGAGGTTTACCACTCTTAAACATGTGCAAGACAAGTTTGGCATTCTGTACAACGTCCCAGACCTGCCACACCAAGAGCTGATGAAGCAAGCAGAGGCACTTGCACACACCTTAAGCCATGGAGGGCAATCTGATTTGGATGGGAAGGAGCTGGCTCAGGAGTTGGAACATTTACCTGACTTGCCATCAAAGAGCATGACAActcttgagttgttgaaattcatacacacaaagcaGCTCACCGAAATATATCCCAACTTGTGTATTGCTCTGCGGATCAGTGCAACGCTACCAGTAACAGTAGCTTCAGCCGAGAGGAGTTTTTCCAAATTAAAACTCTTGAAAACATACCTGAGGTCAACCATGGCTCAAGAACGCCTCAGTGGTCTGGCTGTAATCAGTATTAACCATGAGGTTGGTGCTCAGATTTCATATGATGATGTGATTGATGACTTTGCAGCGAGGAAGGCCAGAAGGATTGCATTGTAA